A window of Nicotiana sylvestris chromosome 8, ASM39365v2, whole genome shotgun sequence genomic DNA:
accttttcgttttatgaatgtaataaggccaatggccattagtgacatttttatcttctattatttagtgtcgttttgggattcatcttatttttatcaataaaatgaggcatttcacattataagttctccaaatcaacttgtttctaggcctacctcgagcccaacgaggctcccaaattaggacacgacttacattcttgcactacgtgtttaaatatcgcaacatttcttttaataatcctcactaacttgttgcctttttatttttattttttatttattcccctccccaaggttagttcgtgcactctggcatcatcatcatattctacaAGATCCAAGGGAcatccacccactcctcctcctagcccCGTCAAaaacaggaacaaaggaaagatggaagatttgaacaacaccaaaagggaaaactcaactgaacgggtagaggtcactcatggtactctggttcctaaggaaagtgcatcccagcttgaacaaaagctgctgaaattccaaaaagaacttgatcaggtccggaacttggcgagcttatcattttccctcaccaccccagatgtcagttttcctaacgctcagaaccctacacctctacaaaacatcccaaaaccacaaaaccatcccacttctcaccaccactgcaacacttgtcatacttccaacaatactccactactcatcccagaacaggtgaactccacaaatgaccatttccacactcataacaccctcatctacgtggaaaccatgcCGCACTCTGCCCAACCCATTTCAAGAACACCCGAATCTGATGATAAAGAATCACTCATCAGGAGTCTGGCTGAAGAGCTTAAGgagttgactagccgaattcagggcgtcgaaggaagcaaaggaattgaggggctaaactatgaagatctctgcatacaacccgatgttgaactgcccgaggggtacaaacctccaaaattcgaaatgtttgatggtacaagaGATCCGAGATTTCATTTGAGatcatactgcgacaagctggtcggagtaggaaaggaCAAAAGGATCTGCATAAAactcttcatgaggagtctgaagggagatgctctgtcttggtacattagccaagatccgaagaagtggtcgaaataggtaagcatggcgtccgatttcatggacaggtttaggttcaacacagaaagtGTGCCAGaagtgttctacatccagaacctaaagaagaaacccatggaaacattccgcgagtatgacACTCgctggaggtcagaagctgccaAAGTCAGGCCTGCTCTAGAGGAAAaacaaatgaataggtttttcATCTGAGCTCAAGACCctcagtactatgaaaggttgatgctgattgaaagccagaaattttccgacatcatcaagctaggtgagaggatcgagaaaggcatcaaaagtggtatacTCACAAACTATGAGGCTTTGCACGACCAAGAAAAGGGACATGAGCGctgtgatggttgcacagagaaccaagtcccctatcaaataccaaacctacccgatGCCTCCACTCCCATATCAatctaccccaaattaccaagcaccctcgcactcttaccaaactccaccacctacttaccaatcaccttcatgtcccacatatcagcctacttcacccagatattctcaacctgcgcatgtctaccaagcctacaatactcaacctctcactatcaatcacctcccactcgccaaaactttcctagaccccgaccataTTTTGACTGCAAacctcccaaacaatataccgccattgccgaaccaattgaccagctgtatgaaaggctcaaagttgttggttatgtcacccccatcacCGCTATAACTCCTGAAAAcccttcccaatgggtcaatcctaataaatcctgtgcataccatttcagcatgaaagggcataccattgatgaatgttgCTATCTGAAACATAAAATCCAAGcactgattgataacaagattattgtggcaaaggagcctgctacgaatgtccgcaataaccctctaccagaccacacgAGTGGAGGCGTttacatgattgaaatagaggaagactgggaccccaaggggtcaataggtttgatcacagaaggaggcgatccaaagaaaccaacagtcacccttaatccgattgtagtccagattcagccttctggggacgcTGAGatgaacatgtccataccacttaaGTTTGAAACACCATCCTCTGCAAAGACGCCAGCACCGatcgaggtcgagtttgggtccccgACAAATGTACTTGAACCATTTGAAATTGCGATCTTGCCTTCCAAAATACAGGCTTCGTTCGAAGTAAAAGTGTccattccagtagcaatgtcaGCTATAatgccattccatacaaatgtcataccttgggattacacagctgaggCAGGAAGGAAAAGGAAAGCCAAATCCGGAGAAgcagttgcggcacagggtatgacaagaaccggcagagTATACACCCCGGAACATTTGGCTCAATCAAGCAAGTAAGCCTCTAGACGGCCAACCATCACTGAAgctgggcccgatgatctctacagaaaaatacaagaaaaggagtactcagtcatcgatcagttgaacaaaacaccggcacagatcTCTATCCTAGCTTTGTTGCAAAGCTCTGATGCACACAGGaacgccttgttgaaggtgctgagtgaggaaTATGTACCGAGAaacatcactggaggagaaatggcaaacatggtagggcaggtattggagagtcacaagatcactattcatgaagatgagttgccaccagaagggttgagtcacaacaaggtgATGCACATCACTGTacaatgcgaggattatttcatcaccaaaaTCCTGATTGACAgtgggtccagcctcaatatttgtccgttggtaacactcagaacattgggaaagagtttgcatgagatcaaggatggggccatcaacgtcaaagctttcgacggttcctaaaggtccactattggggaaattagcttgTATTTGCAGATGGgtcctacttggtttgatgttgaatttcaagtaatagatgtgacGGAAtattacaacttgctattgggacggtTGTGGATTCATGCCACTGCACCCTTGCGTCAACACTAaatcaggcggtgaaatttgagtggaaccaccaagaggtgatcatttacggcgatggtagcaatcccatatacagtcgccaaaccatcccagctattggaggaaggagaaaaataggcggggaaacctattACCACATCGAGCGAGTTAATGTCATTGACAAAGACagatggtgggacaacaaaattgaaagcatattgaactggagcggatatgagcctggcaagggacttggcaagaacctccaaggaattgcCAAGCcaatcaaactgaagaaacatggcaccactttcggtctaggatacgagtatacttggaaggaattcaacaactggtcgccatcATGGCGCGGCCCTgactacccactagagcagccgACACCCCATTTAGAATAGATTTTCCAGCTAgccgatgttatatatgggtcagaagaagaggaagcactggcagcaatgAGGGATTTATTTCgtggaagatgatgacatggattgttgtgtcattttcaaagaggagggggaggaaggcccttctatacaagctgtaagccgaggagcatgcctcaacaattggaccaatTAGAACCACCAGAGCCTGGAAAGACTCGGGGTAgaaaggctgaacaaagcatcatgcactatcttttatttttactagttgattttcctttcgcatttttgaattttcgcaataagatcttccaatgttcaaaacagttatgaaatttatcaaagcattttggtttccttacaaatcttactgttattattttctctcattactttacttatacagcattacccttacctatcttgatgaaccaatggttgtGACATTCAACAAGACAACGTAACAAATGGATACAGATTCAGGAAGATGGCATACCgtaagagattgttaaagaggatgaaaattttgagaacagacctaagtccaacctggatgagaccgagattgttaacctgggagatgcagagaacgtcaaagaaatgagaatcagtgtccacttatcgccatcagaaaagaaggaatacacagaatttctaagggaatatgaagacatattcgcttggtcgtatgatgacatgactggtctgagtacatctattgtggctcacaaatgGCCAACTAATCCGACATGTCCACTGGTAAAgaagaagctcagaaagttcaagcttgacatgagtttgaaaatcaaggaagaagtcactaagcaagtcaaagctaaggttctcagggtagtagaatatccgacattgttagccaacatcgtgccagtaccgaagaaggacgggaaggtcagagtctgtgtcgactaccgggatctcaatcgggccagtccaaaatatgacttccccttgccaaacatatacatcctgattgacaattgcgccaagcacgagttgtagtcatttgtggattgttttgctaggtatcatcagatttggatCGATGAAGAAGACGCTAAGAAAATGGCTTTTattatgccgtggggaatgtattgttacaagatgatgccgttcgggttaaagaatgctggggccacctacatgagggccatgactaccattttccatgatatgatacataaagagatcgaagtgtttgtagatgatgtcatcatcaaatccaagaaagccactgatcacatggaagatttaaggaggttcttcaatagattaagaaggtacaacttgaagctgaatcccacgaaatgtgcatttggggttcctgccggaaaactacttgggttcattgtgagtcaccgaggaatagaactagatccatcaaaggtcaaagctattcaagaattgccacccccaaagaacaagaaagaagtaatgagttttttggggagactcaactacatcagctggttcatagctcaatctactgtcatctatgagccaatctttaagatgttgaagaaggacgttgctaccaaatggactgatgactgctaGAGgtccttcgacagaatcaaggagtacctatccacaccgccagttttggtcccgcccgatccgagtagacccctattactctaccttgcagtgctaGATGGAGCGTTCGATTATGTTCTTGGGCAACATaatgaaatggggaggaaggagcgggccatctattatcttagcaagaagttcaccccttacgaggcccggtattctctgttagaacgcacctattgtgctctgacttgggtagctcagaaattgaggcactatttctgtgcctataccacatatctcatatcaaggatggatccgttgaattacatctttcagaagcccatgcccactggcaagctagccaagtggaaatcCTACTGAGTGAATTCAACATTGTCTACataactcagaaagcaatcaagggacatgCTTTGGAAGATCATCTTGCcaagaatcccgtggatggagaatacgaatccttaaagacatattttcctgatgaagagatatcattcataggagaagacattgcagaatcctatgacggttggagaatgttttttgatggagcagcaaatttcaaagtaGTTGGCATATGAGCAGTCCTAGTGTCAGAAACCGgttagcattatccggtgtctgccaaactcagattcccttgcaccaacaacatggctgagtacgaggcctgcatcttggggctcaagatggccattgacatgaacattcaagagttactagtgatcggggatttagacttgcttatacatcaggtccaagaagaatgggcgaccaagaactccaagatactcccttatctgcattatgtgtaggagttgagaaagaggttcacaaagacagagttccagcatgttcctagagtccaaaatgagtttgccgatgcattggctgcCCTACCATCCATGATAtggcatccagataagaatttcattgacctTATTCCAGTAAATATCTACGATCAGCCAGCTTAATGTGCTCACATCGAAGAAAAagtggatggaaaaccttggtttcatgatatcaaggaatacttggcgaaaggagaatacctagaGCTCGTAAACGCTATTCAGAAGCGCACGCTTcgtaggttatccaacaatttctttcacagcggaggaatcttttacaagaggactcctgatttgggattactaaggtgtgtcaatgcaaaggaagcatctaaattactagaagaaatccatgttgggacctgcgggccacatatgaatggctttgtcttagccaagaagatactccgagctggttatttttggatgactatggaaacgaactgcatccagtatgtccgaaagtgccactgctgtcagatatatgcagatatgataaaggtgcctccaaacgagcttaatgcaacaagatcaccatggtcgttcgccgcttggggaatggatgttatcggaccaatcgaacctgccgcatcaaatgggcacaggtttatcctagtggcaattgattatttcaccaaatgggttgaagcaacatcatacaaggcagtgactaagaaagtcgtagcagactttgtccgcgaccgtatcgttTTTTGGTTCAGAATTCCAGAATCAATCGTTActaataatggttccaatctcaacagtgacttgatgaaagccatgtgtgaaaccttcaggatcaaacacaagaattctacagcctacagaccttagatgaacggagtcgtagaggccgccaataagaatatcaagaagatactaaggaaaatgatagagaagcataagcagtggcacgagaagttatcactAGATTTATTGGGGTATCTCACCACGGTCCGACATCAAccagggcaaccccctatatgctagtttacggtACAAAGGCTGTTATTCCctctgaggtagaaattccttccctaaggatcatacaggaagctgaactcgacaatgcagaatgggtgaaaagttGTTACGAACAGCTTGCTCTTATatacggaaagagaatgaatgcagtttgccacgatcagctttatcagaacagaatggccagagcctttaacaaaagagtcaagccaagacaattcgcATTGGAGAAGCTAGtgctaaagaagattttcccgcatcaggatgaggccaaagggaagttctctcccaactggcagggtccgtacatggtccaccgggttctaataggaggagccctcatacttatagaaatggacgaagaagtttggtcgaagccgatcaattcagatgcagtgaagagatactatatgtaacctttatgctttcctttatgatgtaattggaactatgcttgacctgattcccgtttaatagGGATACATAGGaatccctatgggttcggtcacaattcaataaaattttcatttcccccgcaattggaaactagggcagaattttgaggaggaccctcaaaattctgaagtgatTTCAGTCATTCGCCGGaagcagccgtcagaagcagcagcccagtaaactggggaagaattttgaggaggaccctcaaaattttggagcaagagaggttgcaatatcttgaaccacgtcgcagtcgtaggttcatctaaggaaaactattctcgattatgtatttatgttatattttttactaaatcatgcatgtctgttaccaaagttgcttcgtttagcaacgctaccccaatgatacgcacaGTATCACCGGAACAGAGCCAaacaggtcaagcagagccagcaggAATACGAACAAACCTCCctcttttacaaaactcacgattttctttggatgtaggcacttgagttgcaaaatcatcaaatatactatacactcacaagaCTCACATTACTCGGAAATACTACTCTCAGAACCGCTGCACTTGCTCACAGCTACTATCCGTACGCAGAGtccccagcagacacagtatccccagcagtcgcaatatcgcaatccgctatcagctaagaaaattctattattatttgcctttttacttcctgcataaggctaccattctgccttccgaggttaagctctacctccatctgcattctctacattgtataaggctaccattctgccttccgatgttaagctctacctccatctgcattctctgcattgcataaggctaccattctgccttccgagactaagctttttctccatctgcattctctacattgcataaggctaccattttgcctcccaaggttaagctctacctccatctgcagtctctgcattgcataaggctaccattctgccttccgagactaagctttgtctccatctgcatttcctgcattgcataaggctaccattctgcctcctGAGGTTAAACTTTACCTCCATCTcgcacggctgaaatatcgccaccttcatTTACTCCTTGCATGGATAAAAGATCGCCGccttcatttacttcttgcatggctaaaagatcgccaccttcatttacttcttacatggttgaaagatcgccaccctcaTTTActtcctgcatggctgaaagatcgccaccttcatttacttcttgcatggctgaaagatcgccacctcatttacatttgcatgtctaaaagatcgccaccctactgcatctcatgggctgaaagattgccaaattatcCGAGGGCATcatcgttcagaggcaccatttgcatagcccgagaacaccatgccatggcccgaggatcccttttaatcttttgcatatcattattcaaaggcatcatggttcggaggcatcatcctcatagcctggaAGCATCATTTTATGGCCcgtgaatcctttattatacacttcatggcctcggacatcatggtccaaggacgtcatcctaaccgtacaaagacaacattcatggtccaacgggaaattgcatcatgtttaaatttacgcacaatatacacttgtattgcttatttgcaggtaaaccagcgagcaatggccatctcagcaggagcaaccccgctccagttcccacagctctaccatccatcccaacccgaatatctcgtccgttcttgaaaaatctccatcggcatattccgccgacgaatcctgaactacatatggcctgattcctgtgagaccagggatatgtaggcagctcaggaaccagagcacaGTCAAGTTCTTCAAACCGTTTCGTTCagtcaaattggccatcataactttacccgacaactctttcatccttcctgggtaaagaggggcagttgttgatacccaatttttcccaatgtatttttacatgaaaatactttcaaaatagcatatatatgcatatataagtatgtccaagtgtttcaataattttcctaatttctaaaagatttttaaactgatttattgcccattttagcagcacgaaaaccaataattattcccaaaattattattttggtgaataacttactttattctcatatttataccaaaatatagctagggtaatttttatacattttttacaaatttatttagtattttaaaagctaaattgcatataattgcaattttagcctattttaagactaatagaattttataattatgaaattggtttcaatatttttaaattaatatttatatattattaactgatccagtactttaattttctttcaaagtcatttatactatttttataaaatagaaaggaaaaaactggctatttaaaatctaacccatttttatttcaattatagccaaatttgaTCCCCTTAATTGACCAAATTTCAAGCCCAATTTcggaccagcccaatttcaatttaatccgcccctgacccaactaaTTTAACCCGCCCGGccttcccttttgatccaggtcgttgatcattttgatcaacggccacgatttcccctttcctttttaattcacaaacacccccTAACCCTGcttcatttctcaccaaccgccgcctctgaactctcaaactttctcaaacactctcgaaccttccctaaccctagcccccTCTCACCGTCTTCCACCTTAAACtcactggaatccatggcttctcaggccatgggagtcttaaactcacctccctttgctcttGTACACTGGGTACTTGAAGATTCGGGGTCAGACCTCGAAGGTTCTCACTCAGATCTTTGCCGGCTTGAGGTTTCACGGCCATCTCTGGCTTTGCTCCAGCATATCCTGGTCTTATGAGCCTGTTTTTGACTTCTCTAACTCAGATCGGAGACCTTTTTAAaacctttctc
This region includes:
- the LOC138875192 gene encoding uncharacterized protein; its protein translation is MLVYGTKAVIPSEVEIPSLRIIQEAELDNAEWVKSCYEQLALIYGKRMNAVCHDQLYQNRMARAFNKRVKPRQFALEKLVLKKIFPHQDEAKGKFSPNWQGQNFEEDPQNSEVISVIRRKQPSEAAAQ